From the Clostridium putrefaciens genome, one window contains:
- a CDS encoding energy-coupling factor transporter ATPase, which yields MENTMIRCENLTYKYINSEDNSEKYAVNGVNLEVEKGEFLVVLGHNGSGKSTLAKHLNALLIPSEGKVYVDNMDTSDENNTWNIRSKAGMVFQNPDNQIVATIVEEDVAFGPENLGVEPSEIVKRVEESLKTVGMYDYRKHAPHLLSGGQKQRVAIAGILAMRPKCIVFDEPTAMLDPSGRKEVINTIKKLNKDFGITIVLITHYMEEAVEADRIAVMDEGKIIIKGTPREVFKNVELMKKIGLDVPQVTELAYELKKSGIDINTEILTIDEMVNKLCQLK from the coding sequence ATGGAAAATACTATGATTAGATGCGAAAACCTTACATATAAATATATAAATTCAGAAGATAATTCAGAAAAGTATGCTGTGAATGGTGTTAACCTAGAAGTTGAAAAGGGAGAGTTCTTGGTAGTATTAGGACATAATGGTTCTGGAAAGTCAACTCTTGCAAAGCATTTAAATGCATTATTAATCCCATCAGAAGGCAAGGTTTATGTTGATAATATGGACACATCTGATGAAAATAACACATGGAATATTAGAAGTAAAGCAGGCATGGTTTTTCAAAATCCTGATAATCAAATAGTTGCAACAATTGTAGAAGAAGATGTGGCCTTTGGCCCAGAAAATCTTGGAGTAGAGCCTAGTGAAATAGTAAAAAGGGTAGAAGAAAGTTTAAAGACAGTAGGGATGTATGATTACAGGAAACATGCACCACACCTATTATCCGGTGGGCAAAAGCAAAGAGTAGCTATAGCAGGTATATTAGCTATGAGACCTAAGTGCATAGTATTTGATGAACCTACAGCTATGCTGGACCCGTCAGGGAGAAAAGAGGTAATCAACACTATAAAGAAACTTAATAAAGATTTTGGAATAACTATAGTACTTATTACTCATTACATGGAAGAGGCAGTAGAAGCAGATCGTATAGCTGTTATGGATGAAGGAAAGATAATAATAAAAGGCACACCAAGAGAAGTTTTTAAAAATGTGGAGTTAATGAAGAAAATAGGATTAGATGTTCCACAGGTTACCGAACTTGCTTATGAATTAAAAAAGAGTGGAATTGATATTAATACGGAAATATTAACTATAGATGAGATGGTGAATAAATTATGTCAATTAAAATAG
- the rplQ gene encoding 50S ribosomal protein L17 — MAVYRKLGRPTDQRRAMLRGLVTSFLKYGKIETTEARAKETKRLAEKMITLGKRGDLHARRQVLAFVTEEEVVRNLFDNIAPKYSERNGGYTRIYKVGPRRGDGAEVVILELV; from the coding sequence ATGGCAGTGTACCGTAAATTAGGTCGTCCAACCGACCAAAGAAGAGCAATGTTAAGAGGTCTTGTTACTAGTTTCTTAAAGTATGGTAAGATAGAAACTACAGAAGCAAGAGCAAAAGAAACAAAGCGATTAGCTGAAAAAATGATCACTCTTGGAAAAAGAGGTGATCTTCATGCAAGAAGGCAAGTACTTGCTTTCGTAACTGAAGAAGAAGTAGTAAGAAATTTATTTGATAATATAGCTCCTAAGTACAGTGAAAGAAATGGTGGATATACTAGAATTTATAAAGTAGGTCCACGTAGAGGAGACGGAGCAGAAGTAGTTATATTAGAATTAGTATAA
- a CDS encoding DNA-directed RNA polymerase subunit alpha: MLEIEKPKIECIEISEDESYGKFVVEPLERGYGITLGNALRRILISSLPGVAARYVKIDGVLHEFSTVPGVKEDVTELILNIKSLALKMTGEGPKTIYIDAKGPCEITAGDIKTDSDIEVVNKDLHIATLDDNARLYMEIIVGRGRGYVSQNKNKIEELPISSIPIDSIYTPVKRVNFTVDNTRVGQITDYDKLTLEIWTNGTIKIEEALSLSAKILIEHFKLFMTLTDHANDVEIMIEKEEDKKEKVLEMTIEELDLSVRSYNCLKRAGINTVQELAQRSIEDMMKVRNLGRKSLEEVERKLKDLGLGLRLNDE, translated from the coding sequence ATGTTAGAAATCGAGAAGCCTAAAATTGAGTGTATAGAAATTAGCGAAGATGAAAGTTATGGTAAGTTTGTTGTAGAACCTCTAGAGAGAGGATACGGTATAACTCTTGGGAATGCTTTAAGAAGAATATTAATATCTTCACTACCTGGTGTTGCAGCTAGATATGTAAAGATAGATGGTGTACTTCATGAATTCTCAACAGTTCCAGGTGTTAAGGAAGACGTAACAGAATTAATATTAAACATTAAATCTCTTGCTCTTAAAATGACAGGTGAGGGCCCTAAGACTATATATATAGATGCAAAGGGACCTTGCGAAATAACAGCTGGAGATATAAAAACTGATAGCGATATAGAGGTTGTTAATAAAGATCTACATATAGCAACCCTGGATGATAACGCAAGATTATACATGGAGATTATAGTTGGAAGAGGAAGAGGTTATGTTTCACAAAATAAAAACAAAATCGAAGAACTTCCTATATCATCTATACCTATAGACTCCATATATACCCCAGTTAAAAGAGTTAATTTTACCGTTGATAACACAAGGGTTGGTCAAATCACAGATTATGATAAACTAACCTTAGAGATCTGGACAAATGGAACCATAAAAATCGAAGAAGCTTTAAGCTTATCAGCTAAAATTCTAATAGAACACTTTAAGTTATTCATGACTCTTACTGATCATGCAAATGATGTAGAGATTATGATTGAAAAAGAAGAAGATAAAAAGGAAAAGGTTCTTGAAATGACTATTGAGGAACTTGATTTATCAGTTAGAAGTTATAACTGTTTAAAAAGAGCTGGAATAAACACAGTTCAAGAACTTGCCCAAAGATCTATTGAAGATATGATGAAGGTTAGAAACCTAGGAAGAAAGTCCCTAGAAGAAGTAGAACGAAAACTTAAAGACTTAGGCTTGGGATTAAGATTAAACGACGAGTAA
- the rpsD gene encoding 30S ribosomal protein S4, which produces MARYTEATCRLCRREGMKLFLKGDRCYTDKCAFARRAYAPGQHGQSRKKVSNYGLQLREKQKAKRIYGVLEKQFRTYYEKADKQRGITGENLLRLLEMRLDNVAYKFGYGASRTEARQLVTHGHFLVNGSKVDIPSYQVSINDVVSICDKSKATEKFKIFAENPKTLPSWLTANPENFEGTVIAEPSRQDIDAPINETLIVELYSK; this is translated from the coding sequence ATGGCAAGATATACTGAAGCTACCTGCAGATTATGCAGAAGAGAAGGTATGAAACTATTTCTTAAAGGAGATAGGTGCTATACAGATAAATGTGCGTTTGCGAGAAGAGCATATGCTCCAGGACAACACGGACAAAGTAGAAAGAAAGTATCCAACTACGGATTACAATTAAGAGAAAAGCAAAAAGCTAAGAGAATATATGGTGTGTTAGAAAAGCAATTTAGAACATATTATGAAAAAGCAGATAAGCAAAGAGGAATAACAGGTGAAAATCTATTAAGATTACTAGAGATGAGATTAGACAATGTAGCTTATAAGTTTGGATACGGGGCTTCAAGAACAGAAGCTAGACAATTAGTTACTCATGGACATTTCTTAGTAAACGGAAGTAAGGTAGATATTCCATCTTACCAAGTTTCAATAAATGATGTTGTATCTATCTGTGATAAAAGCAAGGCTACTGAAAAATTCAAGATATTTGCTGAAAATCCAAAGACTTTACCAAGTTGGTTAACAGCAAATCCAGAAAATTTTGAAGGAACAGTTATTGCTGAACCATCAAGACAAGATATAGACGCTCCTATAAACGAGACATTAATAGTTGAGTTATATAGTAAGTAA
- the rpsK gene encoding 30S ribosomal protein S11: protein MAAQKVKKTRRRKEKKNIEHGAAHIKSTFNNSIVTLTDTAGNALSWSSAGALGFRGSRKSTPYAAQMAAETAAKVAMEHGLKSVEVYVKGPGSGREAAIRSLQAAGIEVTLIKDVTPIPHNGCRPPKRRRV, encoded by the coding sequence ATGGCAGCACAAAAGGTTAAGAAAACAAGAAGAAGAAAAGAAAAAAAGAATATTGAACATGGAGCAGCACACATAAAGTCAACGTTCAATAATTCAATAGTTACTTTAACTGATACAGCTGGAAATGCTTTATCATGGTCTAGTGCAGGTGCTTTAGGATTCAGAGGATCAAGAAAGAGCACACCATATGCAGCACAAATGGCAGCAGAAACAGCTGCAAAAGTTGCAATGGAGCATGGCTTAAAGAGTGTTGAAGTTTATGTTAAAGGACCAGGATCAGGAAGAGAAGCAGCTATAAGATCATTACAAGCAGCTGGAATTGAAGTTACATTAATTAAAGATGTTACTCCAATACCACATAATGGTTGTAGACCACCAAAGAGAAGAAGAGTTTAG
- the rpsM gene encoding 30S ribosomal protein S13 has product MARISGVDLPKEKRIEIGLTYIYGIGNSIAKKLLKETGINGDTRVRDLSEEEVNVIRDYVNKNLKVEGDLRREVALNIKRLVEIGCYRGIRHRKGLPVRGQKTKTNARTRKGPKRTIANRKK; this is encoded by the coding sequence ATGGCAAGAATATCAGGTGTTGACCTACCAAAAGAGAAAAGAATAGAAATAGGTCTGACTTATATATATGGAATAGGAAATTCCATCGCTAAAAAACTGTTAAAAGAAACTGGCATTAATGGTGATACTAGGGTGAGAGATCTTAGTGAAGAAGAAGTTAATGTTATAAGAGATTATGTAAATAAGAACTTAAAGGTTGAGGGAGATCTTAGAAGAGAAGTTGCCCTTAACATAAAAAGATTAGTTGAAATTGGATGCTATAGAGGAATAAGACATAGAAAAGGTCTTCCAGTAAGAGGACAAAAAACAAAAACTAATGCTAGAACAAGAAAAGGTCCAAAGAGAACTATAGCTAACAGAAAGAAATAG
- the rpmJ gene encoding 50S ribosomal protein L36, with the protein MKVRPSVKPICEKCKIIKRKGRVMVICENPKHKQKQG; encoded by the coding sequence ATGAAAGTAAGACCGTCAGTTAAGCCTATTTGTGAAAAGTGTAAGATCATAAAAAGAAAAGGAAGAGTAATGGTAATCTGTGAAAATCCGAAGCACAAGCAAAAGCAAGGCTAA
- the infA gene encoding translation initiation factor IF-1 codes for MSKDDIIEMQGTVIDALPNAMFQVELESGHVILAHISGKLRMNFIRILPGDKVTLELSPYDLTRGRITWRAK; via the coding sequence ATGTCAAAAGATGATATAATAGAAATGCAGGGTACAGTAATTGATGCTTTACCAAACGCCATGTTTCAGGTAGAATTAGAAAGTGGGCATGTAATACTTGCTCATATATCAGGGAAATTAAGAATGAATTTCATACGAATTTTGCCAGGTGATAAAGTAACATTAGAACTTTCACCTTACGATTTAACTCGTGGAAGAATTACCTGGAGAGCAAAGTAA
- a CDS encoding KOW domain-containing RNA-binding protein — protein MNVLQDNDLIGKIAYSKAGRDKDKGYIIIGKIDDNYVLVADGKKKTINKPKRKRLKHLNLTCEVANEIKDSLLSDERDIDIKIKSFLILKAIVKEV, from the coding sequence GTGAATGTTTTGCAAGACAATGACTTAATTGGTAAAATTGCATATTCTAAAGCTGGCAGGGATAAAGATAAAGGATATATAATTATTGGGAAAATAGATGATAATTATGTATTAGTTGCTGACGGAAAGAAGAAAACTATAAATAAACCTAAAAGAAAAAGGCTTAAGCATCTTAATTTAACTTGTGAGGTTGCAAATGAGATTAAAGATAGTTTGTTAAGTGATGAGCGAGATATAGATATTAAGATTAAAAGCTTTTTAATATTAAAAGCCATTGTTAAGGAGGTTTGA
- the map gene encoding type I methionyl aminopeptidase: protein MIIIKTHEEIEYMRQAGKVVGDTLLKLEEIVRPGITTAKIDEIAEEFITKQGAKPSFKGYGGFPASICTSINEEVVHGIPTNRVLNEGDIISIDCGAILNGYQGDAARTIPVGKVSSEIMKLIEVTKESFFKGVEKAVVGNRLTDISYAVQQHIETNKFSVVRDYVGHGIGRDLHEDPQVPNYGKPGKGPKLVSGMVLAIEPMVNIGGFKVITKPNGWTVVTVDGSLSAHYENTVAILNEGPEILTLTK from the coding sequence ATGATAATTATTAAAACCCACGAAGAAATTGAATACATGAGGCAGGCAGGAAAAGTGGTGGGAGATACTCTTTTAAAATTAGAAGAGATAGTAAGACCAGGAATTACTACTGCAAAGATAGATGAAATTGCGGAAGAATTTATAACTAAGCAAGGTGCAAAACCTTCTTTTAAGGGATATGGTGGATTTCCAGCTTCCATATGTACCTCTATTAATGAAGAAGTAGTTCATGGTATACCAACCAACAGGGTTTTAAATGAAGGTGATATCATAAGTATTGACTGTGGAGCCATTTTAAATGGATATCAGGGAGATGCAGCTAGAACCATCCCTGTTGGAAAAGTTTCTAGTGAAATTATGAAACTTATAGAGGTTACAAAAGAAAGTTTTTTCAAAGGTGTAGAAAAGGCCGTAGTTGGAAATAGGCTTACAGATATATCTTATGCTGTTCAACAGCACATTGAAACTAATAAGTTTTCAGTGGTAAGAGACTATGTAGGTCACGGAATAGGAAGGGATCTGCATGAAGATCCCCAAGTTCCGAACTATGGAAAACCTGGGAAAGGGCCCAAATTAGTTAGTGGGATGGTTTTGGCTATTGAGCCTATGGTAAACATAGGCGGTTTCAAAGTAATTACGAAACCAAATGGATGGACTGTTGTTACTGTAGATGGAAGCTTGTCCGCACACTATGAAAATACAGTAGCTATATTAAATGAAGGTCCAGAGATACTTACGCTAACAAAATAA
- a CDS encoding adenylate kinase, with protein sequence MKIVLLGPPGAGKGTQAKSISNRYSIPHISTGDIFRKNIAENTPLGIEAKKHIDKGHLVPDDLTIDIVKDRLKKEDCDKGYLLDGFPRTAMQAEALECFLNSRGEKLNTALLIDVPRGFILERMTGRRVCPACGASYHIKFNPPTIDGRCDICGTDIIQRKDDVESTVSERLDVYDKQTEPLINYYKSEGLLTIVDGTKAINVVFEEICNILGSNKNDNY encoded by the coding sequence GTGAAAATAGTATTATTAGGTCCACCGGGTGCCGGCAAGGGCACACAAGCAAAATCAATAAGCAACAGATATTCTATACCACATATATCCACAGGGGATATATTTAGAAAGAATATTGCAGAAAACACCCCTTTAGGCATTGAAGCTAAAAAACATATTGATAAAGGTCATTTGGTTCCAGATGATTTAACTATAGATATAGTTAAGGATCGATTAAAAAAAGAAGATTGTGATAAAGGGTACTTATTAGATGGTTTTCCTAGAACAGCTATGCAAGCAGAAGCTCTAGAATGTTTTTTGAATTCTAGAGGCGAAAAGCTTAATACAGCTCTTTTGATAGATGTCCCAAGGGGCTTTATATTAGAAAGAATGACAGGCAGAAGGGTTTGCCCGGCTTGCGGTGCTAGCTATCATATAAAATTCAATCCACCAACAATTGATGGAAGATGTGACATTTGTGGTACTGATATAATTCAAAGAAAAGATGATGTTGAAAGTACTGTAAGTGAAAGATTAGATGTTTATGATAAGCAAACAGAGCCTTTGATAAATTACTATAAGAGTGAAGGTTTACTAACTATTGTAGATGGTACTAAAGCTATTAATGTAGTTTTCGAGGAAATATGTAACATTCTAGGGAGCAACAAAAATGATAATTATTAA
- the secY gene encoding preprotein translocase subunit SecY produces the protein MLSTLRNAWKVPELRKRLIYTLFLIAIFRMGNHIPVPGIDTSRLADFAGQSGNLINFYDLISGGAFSTFSIFALGVVPYINASIIMQLLTIAIPQLEQLSKEGEDGRRKIQNITRYAAIPIGVLQAYGSFLLIQSQNAIKDTSMMNVIMIILTLLAASTFLMWLGDMITVKGLGNGVSLIIFVNIISRFPNTIFKISSLKKGQYIGPVEIAVFVIVALALLLAVIGMSLAERRIPVQYAGKSVGNKVFKGQSSHIPISITSSAVIAIIFAMSVMQFPFTIGQFWPLSWFNKVIVNGRFSPFKNNSIMYIIFYAVLTIFFTWFYTQVTMKPEEMAENMSKSAGFIPGVRPGNATARYLERILDRISIIGGIFAAVIALFPIILENYTSFKEISFGGTMLLIMVGVSLDTLRQMESQLVMRHYQGFLK, from the coding sequence ATGCTATCAACCCTACGTAATGCTTGGAAAGTTCCAGAATTGCGAAAAAGACTGATATATACTTTATTTTTAATTGCAATTTTCAGGATGGGAAATCATATTCCTGTTCCTGGAATTGATACAAGTCGTTTAGCAGATTTTGCAGGTCAATCTGGAAATCTGATTAACTTTTATGACTTAATATCAGGAGGTGCATTTAGTACATTTAGTATATTTGCATTAGGTGTTGTTCCTTATATTAATGCATCAATTATTATGCAATTATTAACTATTGCAATCCCTCAGTTAGAACAATTATCAAAAGAGGGAGAAGATGGAAGAAGGAAAATACAAAATATTACTAGATATGCAGCTATACCTATAGGAGTTCTACAAGCTTATGGCTCTTTCTTATTAATACAGAGTCAAAATGCAATAAAGGATACTTCTATGATGAATGTAATCATGATAATATTGACTTTATTAGCAGCATCAACATTTTTGATGTGGCTTGGAGATATGATTACTGTTAAGGGCCTTGGTAATGGAGTTTCACTTATTATATTTGTAAATATAATATCTAGATTTCCAAATACTATTTTTAAGATATCATCTCTTAAAAAAGGACAGTATATCGGACCTGTAGAAATTGCAGTATTTGTAATAGTAGCATTAGCTTTATTGTTAGCTGTAATAGGTATGTCACTTGCAGAAAGAAGAATACCTGTTCAATATGCAGGAAAGTCAGTTGGGAATAAGGTGTTTAAAGGTCAATCTTCACATATTCCAATAAGCATCACCAGTTCAGCTGTAATAGCTATAATATTTGCTATGTCTGTTATGCAATTTCCTTTTACAATAGGACAATTTTGGCCTTTATCTTGGTTTAATAAAGTGATAGTAAATGGACGTTTCAGCCCATTTAAAAATAACTCTATAATGTATATAATCTTTTATGCTGTATTAACAATATTCTTTACCTGGTTCTATACACAGGTTACTATGAAACCTGAAGAGATGGCAGAGAATATGAGTAAATCAGCTGGATTTATACCAGGTGTAAGACCAGGAAATGCAACAGCAAGATACTTAGAAAGGATCCTAGATAGAATTTCTATTATAGGCGGTATCTTTGCAGCGGTAATTGCTTTATTCCCTATAATACTTGAAAATTACACTTCTTTTAAAGAAATTTCATTTGGAGGTACTATGTTACTTATAATGGTAGGAGTATCCTTAGATACATTAAGGCAAATGGAATCTCAATTAGTAATGCGTCATTATCAAGGATTTCTTAAATAG
- the rplO gene encoding 50S ribosomal protein L15 → MRLHELKPAEGSRKAPKRVGRGTGSGFGRNAGKGENGQNSRSGGGVRPGFEGGQMPLYRRLPKRGFTNIFAKEYVEVNINRLNIFEDGTVVTPELLLERRVISKIKDGVKVLGNGNLEKNLTVKATKFSKTAAEKIEAAGGKVEVV, encoded by the coding sequence ATGAGACTTCATGAATTAAAACCAGCAGAGGGAAGCAGAAAAGCTCCTAAAAGAGTAGGTAGAGGTACAGGTTCAGGATTTGGAAGAAACGCCGGAAAAGGTGAAAATGGACAAAATTCAAGAAGTGGTGGTGGAGTTAGACCAGGATTTGAAGGAGGTCAGATGCCACTATACAGAAGACTACCTAAAAGAGGATTTACCAATATATTTGCTAAAGAATATGTTGAAGTGAATATTAACAGATTAAATATATTTGAAGATGGAACAGTTGTGACACCAGAATTATTACTTGAAAGAAGAGTAATAAGCAAGATTAAGGACGGAGTTAAGGTTTTAGGAAATGGAAATTTAGAAAAGAACTTAACAGTAAAAGCTACTAAGTTCTCTAAAACTGCAGCTGAAAAAATTGAAGCGGCTGGGGGAAAAGTTGAGGTGGTATAA